The DNA segment GTCCTTGAGGCTGCTCCACTGAGGGGTCCCCACAACAGACCCTGCAGCTGCCCCTGAGCCAGGAGGTGAATCACAGAGGTGCCCCTGGGTGCCCCACAGTCCCTCCATGTCACCACTGATGCCACTTCCACAGCTGAGGCACTGTccatccttcctgctgcaggcCAGAAGCAACAGGAACCCAAGGCAAGCAAGAGAAGACCAGAGGCAGGTTtattcctcctccctcctgagAACTGCAGGCACTTTTACAGACCAACAAGCACCTCCCATGTCCACAAAGCTCAGCCACCAGCTCACAGGCAAGGCACTGGGAtcatctcttccctcttccctcctgggctagagcacagcagctgtttCACAGTCCCCTGTGGCACAGCCTCACAGTTTGGGGTAAGAGTGGCCCTGGTCTTTTGGGCTGAGAGAAGAGCACCCTGCCTGGTGCTCCATGAGCACTTGAGCTAGGAGAAAACTCGCATTACACCCACTCCCTCACACTAGCACTTCAGTCCCCCTCTGTTTTCAGCTCCAAGTCCCTTTTTTCCAGCCATCAgccttgggaagcagcagtCTGGCTGCCTCAGAGCCCTGCTAAACACCGATGGTGAGAAACACGAGTCTGTCACcgtggattccccatccctgtcccccccaccttcccagtGCAAGCCCACACCTGGGGCCTTTAGgacttctccttctcttttccttcctcgGGCTGCTCTTCTTTCCCCACTGGCTGCTCCTCCTGCGTTATCTTCACCTCGTTGACTTTGGCCTTCAGCTCCCTGCCGGTGCGGGGAGCCACGATGCTCAGGATGCCATCGTGGGACAGGGTGGCCCTCACCAGCAAGGGGTCGACGTCCAGAGGGAGGATGTAGGTCCTGGTGAACTCCCTGGCGATGAAGCCGTGGCGATCAGCCTTCTGGGGGTGCTGGCCCACCACCTCCAGCAGGTTGTCCACGGTGCGGACGCTGAGCTCGTCGGGCAGGAACTGGCAGACGTCCAGGAACACCTGGAATTTGTGCTCGTTCAGGCAGATCTCGGAGGTGCCCCGGTCCAGCTGCTTGTTGATCCGAGGCCTGATGTAGTAGCCGTGGTACAGGGCAGGGGCTAAAATCTCAGACGGGGACACACCTGGAAAGGAGACTCGGTGAGGAGTGTGGGGTTCCCaagggaggagctggaggaggatgCTTGGCAGCAGACAGGGGAGggtggcaggaggaggctggCACCTGGCACACACCTTGGGTTTGCCACCACATCAGCACAATGTGGTTGGAGCCTCTTGCAATTCCTACCTTTGTGTCtctaaaacacacacacacacacacacacagagcctgcCAGCCACTGCCTCCCAccacacagcccagggctggcatCCAGCTTCACATGTCTGTTGGgtggactgggagggactgggaggtgCAGTGGGtgctctgcagtgcagagcCCACAGCCAGGGATGGGCATGGAAAATGCTGATGGTGAAGAAACTGCCCTGAAGAACTAAAGGCCTTTTGTGTGCCATTGTCCGGGGGGCTTTCCTTGgagctttttgccttttcacgCTGTTGTGCTGGAGCTGAAtggttctgctgctgcccacattCCTTCCCCTCCGCCAGCCACTGCCCAGCTTTGTGCTGAACACCCCAGCTCAGCTTTTCTCCACATCCCCTGGCTGAAAaaacttcccccccccctcccctgagCGTTTCGCTCCATGTTTTCACAGCATGTGCATGAATGCCAGAGCATGGGTGGCATgagggagggacagcacagaCAGCAGTAGGCATGGATGGAGGAAGTGGACATGAAGAGAGAGCCCCTGGCTATCCCCCTGGTTTGATCCACGTTCTTACCCTCCAAATTCCTTGGCTCCCTTAGCCTGCTCCGGAGGTCAACCCGCCCAGGGGAGCTCCACCACAgccttcctgcagcagggcagagagaggTGCCAGGGGGGATCCCACCTCCTTCCTTACCTTCTCCAAAGTTCTGGTCGTAGATCTTGCTGGGGTTGGCAAACTCGTACTCGGAGCTCATGGGGTGGGCGTGGGGGACGGTCCGTGCGGCCATGgcggggctggggacagggacctgCCGAGCCCTCGCTGCCTCTGAGAGTGAAGGCTGCAGATTGCAAGGTCTTAATTGGGTGAATTCCAAAGGGAGGAGTGTGTGATAAAAAGATGGACCAAAATAGCCACGCGCGCAGGGCCCAGGATGCCTCGCCAGGGTGACGGGAGAAGCTTCTCGCTGCATTCCAGCAGGGAGTGCAGGCACTGCCTGCAGTCACGGACACCTTGGGGACATCCCACACgtcctcccagccccagagatcccctcctggagcaggggctgcaggaggggaatGGGCAGCTGGGAGGTACAAGGATGAGCTGAGGGAGGCTGAAGTGGGGAAAAGCAGGacagagcccaggctgtgctgctggtggtgctccAAGGCCAGTCAGCAGGTCCAGGGGGTCCCTGGCACTGGTATGGATGGTACTGATGGTACTGATGGCCCTGAAGCCCCTCATGGGGACAGGGCAGTAGCTAATGCTGGCTGGTGCATGTTCAGGCTGTGCAATGAAGTCCCTGTCACACCCATGGCCCAGATCAGCCCCTCCCGTGCCCTGCACACGGAGCCTGATTTTCGCAGAGGCTGAGCTCCTTTGAGTGGGGAAGTGCTGCAGGTAGTTAAGCTGGACTAGACAGGATCCAGATCCCACTACTGACACCTCCCCACCCTGGACTGTCTGCTCCAAGCTGGCTGTCCAGGCTGTTCCCTTGGCCAGGGCTTTGGCGCACGGATACCTGGAGAAACCCCTGTGCCAGGGATCAAGAGTTAACCAAGGGGTGAAGCTGGCACAGACCCAGTCCCATTGGACagggctggaggctgctggTGGTGCAGGAGGGGGGCAGAGCCCAGTTGAGCTCCACGTACCCTGAAACCAGAGATTTCCCTGAGCCCGTGTCCTTGCAGTGTGAGGGAGCAGGTGCAGTGCTGTTGATGTAACGGGGAACTGGAGAGGGTATTTATGgcctgagctgctgcacagagcaaATTCTGCTCCCTATTCTTGCAGGCAAGCTGAGAGCAAGAGGCTCAGAGCCTTTTGCAaagggctggcagtgctggcagtaAGAATGATGTGCCCCTGAGCCAGAAATTGTGTTTAAGTTACGAGCTCTCAGAGGCAGAGACTAGTTCTTGCCCTTTAAGTACAGTTGCCAGGCTGAACCCATTCCTGTGATTGAGGCTCACAGGCGAGgcaggaattaaaataaatgtgtgagTTAAGATGTATTAGGAGCACAACTATAGAAAATGAGCTTAGTGCAGGGGCACAGGCAGACAGAGGTGGCTCGAATCCCTGAGAAGGCACCGTGAGCATGCCCAGGTTATCTCTGCTCTGGCCCCCTGGGGCTCTGAGGTCACACTGTT comes from the Chiroxiphia lanceolata isolate bChiLan1 chromosome 23, bChiLan1.pri, whole genome shotgun sequence genome and includes:
- the HSPB2 gene encoding heat shock protein beta-2, whose amino-acid sequence is MAARTVPHAHPMSSEYEFANPSKIYDQNFGEGVSPSEILAPALYHGYYIRPRINKQLDRGTSEICLNEHKFQVFLDVCQFLPDELSVRTVDNLLEVVGQHPQKADRHGFIAREFTRTYILPLDVDPLLVRATLSHDGILSIVAPRTGRELKAKVNEVKITQEEQPVGKEEQPEEGKEKEKS